CATAGTTAACTATTTTTTGGTTTTACAATTATACGCGCTTTCTCCACCTTCACCACTACCACCTCTGTTCGAGAGTCGATATAGGCTCCGGTGCTTTTTGCTTCAATATCAATACCTTTTATGGAAACAAGACCAATGGGTGCAAGGCGAGATTTCGCAACACCTTCATCGCCCATCAAAATTTCTACTCGATCGAGTTCCGTCTCCACCGATGAGTCTACTCGAGACTTTTGAGTAAACCGGTGCCATGTCTTCGCCCGCAAGGAAACAACTGCAAGCGCAAGTGAAAGTGCAAAAGAGACGAATAGAGTAATATTACCTGCCGTAGTCCCAATAGTAGTATAAGCGAGATAAATGCCGCTTACCAGAGATATGGCCCCAAGCACCCCAGCCACTGTAAATCCGGGAATGAGCAAAAATTCGACAAAAAAGAGTAAAAGCCCAATTAGAATAAGGCCTGCAACTAAAGTCATGGCAAATATATTAACTTAAACTATTTTCGATAGTGGCCTGAAGACCTCTTCGGTTCAACTCATCCTTGATAGGTTTCAGTCGGGTTAGAGAGCCATACTTTACATTACACTTTCCCTTGTAATGTGTAATAAGGGTGCACTGTTCCGCTTGCAGGCTTCCATGGTCACAAACCTCTACCAACGTATCCACAACGTAGACGAACTCATTTACCTCATCGTTGTGAAGCACTAGAACCTGCTTCAAATTCAGTTCGTCCAACAAATCCTCCATTTGGGAGGAACTATATTGTTCTTCCATCGTTTTGCTCTATCGTTTATTCTTGAACACTAACCGCAGCGACATATGCCTCCACGAATCCACCCGAAAGCAAGGCCTCTTTTAAGTGAAGCGCTTCCTCAAAGTTAGCAAAATTACCAACACTAAAACTTACTACGTGATCGGAGATAAGTTTCTTGGCAACTTCCTTACCCTTGGCATAATCCCCAATAATTCCCTGAGCACCTGAAGGTAACACTTCTTCGAAGGTGCCAATTACAACCCTGAAAAATTTATTATTATTTGTAGGGAATTCACTCAAGTCGGTAGGAACAGCTTTATCTGCCTCAGGTTTCCGTTCCTCAAAATTTTGGGCCCGAGTCAACGGAACGACCTTACCTTTGAGCCAACTCACCAGAAAAGCATCCTTGAATCCTCTCGATTTGGCCAGGACTAATCCAACTTGAGCATCGGCTAATGTGAAGAATCTACCTGCATAATACTTTTTTATAGTACCGGACTTAAGGTTTTCGCCCGTAATTGGTGCCAAGCCTTTGAATGAGGAGAAGATAATGGGTTGACTAAAAGCACCTAGCTGGACTTTATATATAACGCCTATAGGCAATGATTCATCAAATGGAATAGGATTGTCGCTACTATACGGAAAAGGATCGGCAACGATAAGTCCCGTGGAATAATTGCTCTTTAACTTAACGGCTATAGCCACAGAAGGCTTAGCATCAGGTTTTAGAGAGGCTTGTATGTCTTTTGGTTTGGGTTGTTCGAAAACGTAAAATGGAATTGAACTGCGATGCTCTAACCTTTGGATATTCCGCTTTAGTGAATCAACCAAATCGAGTTGCAGCATCGAAGCCACAACTAATTTATACCGCAACAATCCTCGCTCCTCTACCCATAGGGCATCCCGAATACCTTCAAAATTATCAAGTGTGGCGGATACGTTTTTGCTATTATTAAAAATCCCCTGAGCAGAAATCATATCGGCATTTGCTGCCTGAAATTCAAAATCCTGCTCTGGGTCCTTGGCTAATTCCAAAAGCCGCTCCTTAATTATGTTATGTATCCCAACGCTTAACAGCCTCCTTTTATCTAAAAAATCTGAAGGAGAAAGAAGTTCCTTGGCTTGAATATCGGCTAAGGATTGTTTTATTCTCGAAACAACATCGGGCTGATCCGAAACCGTGAGCATTGTTTCCAAGTCTTTCCTTTCGCGCAGCAATTCCAGACTTGCGTAAAAAGCCGTATCGAGTTTTACCGTAGTATTCCAAAGTCGACGTAATGCAACCACCCTCTCATTTCCAAAGAAATCAACAACCTTTTTGCTGAATAAAAAATCAAACCCAGATATGGGCCCCGTTACCGCCACTTCGGGAGAACGTTTGGCCAAGAATTGCTCCTCCATAAATGTAGCAGCCCTATTCAATTCGGCAATCTGGCTTGACACCCTTCGCTGCCCCACCTCTAGCCTCATTATTTCGTTCCCTAGGCTGTCGTTCCTTAAAGCACCCTTTTCCTTTTGAAAAGCAATCCTCGCCAAG
This genomic interval from Williamwhitmania taraxaci contains the following:
- a CDS encoding PD40 domain-containing protein, coding for MQLIGMQIHAQSARIDSIRTATKKQFDGDNFAAALPYSEQLLALFPADGRYQYQTGVCLSKSSLDLLRAYKLLRLASQKEVPVEVYYYLGDVCRRLYRFEEAIDWFRQYMVAGGGKVFNNNIVEGVVTWCENGIYLTKYATDIQVLGQAKVSLDSMIYYYTVSPGEGQLGPMPQELISKVDRKMKRRIPLAVYYPSATSGDPDVIYFSSFGKTDMHGLNLWKTTKTNGTEWEQPVELLNPISSDGDEIFPIPALAGAVLYFASNALFGMGGYDIYKSTYDPASGKWGVPENMGFPINSPADDFFFVPDKDGKTAMFASNRNASGDSVVVYKVIIPLNGINQSLSGVAERVAAAELRTVATKVVITDTPTRNKPKARVEGLQYDLGYMELMTSLFLLQETQDSIRKKVDLARIAFQKEKGALRNDSLGNEIMRLEVGQRRVSSQIAELNRAATFMEEQFLAKRSPEVAVTGPISGFDFLFSKKVVDFFGNERVVALRRLWNTTVKLDTAFYASLELLRERKDLETMLTVSDQPDVVSRIKQSLADIQAKELLSPSDFLDKRRLLSVGIHNIIKERLLELAKDPEQDFEFQAANADMISAQGIFNNSKNVSATLDNFEGIRDALWVEERGLLRYKLVVASMLQLDLVDSLKRNIQRLEHRSSIPFYVFEQPKPKDIQASLKPDAKPSVAIAVKLKSNYSTGLIVADPFPYSSDNPIPFDESLPIGVIYKVQLGAFSQPIIFSSFKGLAPITGENLKSGTIKKYYAGRFFTLADAQVGLVLAKSRGFKDAFLVSWLKGKVVPLTRAQNFEERKPEADKAVPTDLSEFPTNNNKFFRVVIGTFEEVLPSGAQGIIGDYAKGKEVAKKLISDHVVSFSVGNFANFEEALHLKEALLSGGFVEAYVAAVSVQE
- a CDS encoding NfeD family protein, producing the protein MTLVAGLILIGLLLFFVEFLLIPGFTVAGVLGAISLVSGIYLAYTTIGTTAGNITLFVSFALSLALAVVSLRAKTWHRFTQKSRVDSSVETELDRVEILMGDEGVAKSRLAPIGLVSIKGIDIEAKSTGAYIDSRTEVVVVKVEKARIIVKPKNS
- a CDS encoding ATP-dependent Clp protease adaptor ClpS, coding for MEEQYSSSQMEDLLDELNLKQVLVLHNDEVNEFVYVVDTLVEVCDHGSLQAEQCTLITHYKGKCNVKYGSLTRLKPIKDELNRRGLQATIENSLS